The following are encoded together in the Corticium candelabrum chromosome 1, ooCorCand1.1, whole genome shotgun sequence genome:
- the LOC134180825 gene encoding ester hydrolase C11orf54 homolog: MTSSTSKQTVPVQKALLHVPPLEELKDVLQKTLSVNFSSVDVSLVDCPDLTAKPWSLAASGICGSSRLADVGGVPNLVPLVDREKIPFFDFDDIARQCELPGAFIIGAGAGSSRFVGVNCELMPNVKTASVTDTGHNNRTKYAKVSEEDGSCILKEYNSKEFSLLANLHLSEGRPGKVLKVDASCRTGSDNFVKVMREGLTHHYGTKPVGIGGVFVIQNSKARVHVMPKFSEKPLDTDDDVAQWLRFYDMDPPLTCLSVFISHDPGLDLRVEHTHCFSDHGKGGHYHYDIFDSQVHYTGYFTPAEFMFRIDQPAVTHTIGRD, from the exons ATGACTTCCTCGACTTCTAAACAAACAGTTCCGGTGCAGAAAGCGCTGCTTCACGTTCCTCCACTGGAAGAACTAAAAGATG TGCTGCAGAAAACGCTGAGTGTCAACTTTTCTTCAGTCGATGTGTCTTTAGTTGATTGTCCTGATCTGACTGCTAAGCCTTGGAGTCTAGCTGCTTCAG GAATTTGTGGAAGCTCAAGACTGGCTGATGTGGGTGGTGTGCCAAATCTGGTTCCTCTTGTTGATCGGGAGAAAATTCCT TTTTTTGACTTTGACGATATAGCCAGGCAGTGTGAACTTCCTGGTGCTTTTATTATTGGAGCTGGAGCTGGTTCTAGTCGATTCGTTGGAGTGAATTGTGAG CTAATGCCGAATGTGAAGACAGCATCGGTAACAGATACTGGTCACAACAACCGGACAAAGTATGCCAAAGTATCTGAGGAG GATGGATCTTGTATATTGAAAGAGTATAACTCTAAAGAGTTTAGTCTGCTGGCAAATTTGCATCTTTCTGAGGGCAGACCAGGAAAG GTATTAAAAGTAGATGCCTCGTGTCGGACTGGCTCTGACAATTTTGTGAAAGTAATGCGTGAAGGTCTTACACACCACTATGGTACAAAGCCAGTTGGCATTGGAGGAGTCTTTGTGATTCAAAATAGTAAAGCTAGAGTACATGTGATG CCAAAGTTTTCTGAAAAACCACTTGACACGGATGATGATGTTGCTCAATGGCTTCGTTTCTATGACATGGATCCACCACTTACATGCCTTAGCGTCTTCATCAGCCATGATCCT GGTTTGGATCTCCGTGTAGAACACACACATTGTTTCAGTGACCATGGCAAAGGTGGCCACTATCACTATGACATCTTTGATTCTCAAGTACACTATACTGGCTACTTCACTCCTGCTGAGTTTATGTTTCGAATTGATCAACCGGCAGTAACCCATACGATTGGGAGAGACTAG
- the LOC134195743 gene encoding uncharacterized protein LOC134195743, giving the protein MAEITHRFDVDKPLREGYLFKEGGSTKSWHKRYFALYPGVLVYYYKFSYYKKDREKGNLKHKINEISLEQCSTTTTDWQPRPHMFVLHTCTEETRNKRNRYVLSARSAEDKDLWIAALTRQSPVPGASETPELVKVDVGNRNTVSNSEDDEDSEFNEDDANPDHRHSVRTGTELTYELIAAHTAAATLSDEDNDIPGYAKVIKTKAATIPFSRDSVVDVEFDVESIHEGTTSVQSAIRKVDIEVESDTSTTDVDSQDEIQIATDTATSSESEEDEPCPKEQCQQIQRHAIVEDETDSRHCQESYHLSNTDSKLVPIVTNDNSVIIEDSVVSTNTSQASELNSIPLQREEYAANTVVIEGILQKQGGRYKSWKVRYFRVFPGLLRYYANKDTAVCLHEVKLDGARVLIGPTEQTRWPYHFTLQTKSYWNKRSDYVMAASSESERQDWITALKRASKMKKKAEFGNYDDKRGRSGLTSSPAHSPKQSPRLDRKVIASPSQTYQSHLVASFSPVSLAPVVCKDTVNVASTKVAASPVLSVKSSSSHPHGQDMSAATASLKAAAAYHDSSDLRKEFTGAKVDLYAPDKSKGWPPLSTMKLRSIDETAERQLKEKKQHSKPNLRHLVSKQKQRYLDNEFDLDLTYVSDKIIAMGFPSEGAQSVYRNKLADVQRLLDAKHKGHYKLYNLCSERAYPANKFYNRVASYPFDDHCAPTLPLVSAFCEDVHLWLTLHQDNVAVVHCKAGKGRTGCLISAYLLHVGAFSTAEDALAYFGETRTYNKKGVTIPSQKRYVKYYEDCLRLGIPTTQQVPRQLEKIRMFTVPNVDSLGGCNPYYIIYENNELKYTSKKPDQGVDKEKGNRIVIHNCDVQLTGDVQLQLWDYDRFQNGKHLCSIFFNSMFIDENNKLFLKRPEIDRACKKKRKEFSDDFCLELVFHEITQAKSQ; this is encoded by the exons ATGGCAGAGATTACACATCGTTTCGATGTGGACAAACCGCTGAGAGAAGGATATCTCTTCAAAGAAGGCGGCAGCACGAAATCGTGGCACAAGCGTTACTTTGCTCTCTATCCCGGTGTGCTCGTCTACTACTACAAGTTCTCTTATTAcaagaaagacagagagaaaggaaACTTGAAG CACAAGATCAATGAGATCTCACTCGAACAGTGTTCGACGACGACAACTGACTGGCAGCCGCGTCCACACATGTTTGTGCTGCATACTTGCACCGAGGAGACGAGAAACAAACGAAA TCGTTATGTGTTGAGTGCTAGAAGTGCTGAGGATAAAGATTTGTGGATAGCTGCTTTGACACGTCAGTCTCCAGTGCCAGGAGCATCAGAGACACCAGAGCTGGTAAAAGTGGATGTTGGAAATAGAAATACTGTAAGCAACTCAGAAGATGACGAAGACAGTGAATTTAATGAGGATGATGCTAATCCTGATCACAGACATAGTGTTCGAACAGGAACAGAATTAACATACGAACTGATAGCAGCACATACTGCTGCTGCAACTTTGAGTGATGAAGACAATGACATTCCAGGTTATGCCAAAGTGATAAAAACAAAAGCAGCAACTATCCCATTTTCGAGAGATTCAGTTGTTGATGTAGAGTTTGATGTTGAAAGTATACATGAAGGAACAACATCTGTGCAATCTGCTATTCGGAAAGTTGATATAGAGGTCGAGTCTGATACCTCCACAACAGATGTAGATAGTCAAGATGAAATTCAGATAGCTACTGATACGGCAACCAGCAGTGAGTCTGAAGAAGATGAGCCATGTCCAAAGGAACAATGTCAACAGATACAGAGACACGCAATAGTTGAGGATGAGACTGATTCGCGACATTGCCAGGAGAGTTATCACTTATCCAATACTGACAGCAAATTAGTCCCCATTGTGACCAATGACAACAGTGTCATAATTGAAGACAGTGTGGTTTCTACAAATACATCTCAAGCGTCTGAACTGAATAGCATTCCACTGCAACGAGAGGAATATg CTGCTAATACGGTGGTCATAGAGGGAATATTACAGAAACAAGGTGGTAGATACAAGTCTTGGAAAGTTCGTTATTTTCGTGTGTTTCCGGGATTGCTACGATATTATGCAAACAAAGAT ActgctgtttgtcttcatGAAGTTAAGCTCGATGGAGCAAGGGTGCTGATTGGTCCAACAG AACAAACCAGGTGGCCATATCACTTCACACTGCAGACAAAAAGCTACTGGAATAAGAGAAG TGATTACGTGATGGCAGCGTCATCTGAAAGTGAAAGACAAGACTGGATTACAGCATTGAAG AGAGCCAGCAAGATGAAAAAGAAAGCTGAATTCGGAAATTATGATGACAAAAGAGGCAGGAGTG GTCTGACAAGCTCACCGGCTCATAGTCCAAAACAGTCACCTCGCCTTGATCGGAAAGTTATTGCATCTCCGTCTCAAACTTATCAATCTCATTTGGTGGCATCATTTTCACCAGTCTCATTGGCTCCAGTTGTGTGTAAAGATACGGTAAATGTTGCCAGTACGAAGGTAGCTGCATCTCCAGTGTTATCTGTGAAGTCATCTTCAAGCCATCCACATGGACAAGACATGagtgcagcaacagcaagctTAAAGGCTGCAGCTGCTTATCACGATTCTTCAGATTTAAGGAAAGAATTTACTGGTGCCAAAGTTGATCTTTATGCACCTGATAAGAGCAAAGGATGGCCACCACTCTCAACCATGAAGTTGAGGAGTATTGATGAAACAGCAGAACGTCAACTTAAAGAGAAAAAACAGCACTCTAAACCAAATCTTAGACATCTTGTTTCTAAGCAGAAGCAGAGATATCTTGACAATGAATTTGATCTTGATCTCACAT ATGTCTCTGACAAGATTATTGCAATGGGATTTCCATCAGAAGGTGCTCAGTCAGTATACAGAAACAAGCTTGCTGATGTCCAGAG ATTACTGGATGCCAAACACAAAGGTCACTACAAGTTATACAACTT ATGCTCTGAAAGGGCATATCCTGCTAACAAGTTCTACAATCGAGTTGCTTCATATCCATTTGATGACCACTGTGCTCCAACACTCCCTCTTGTGTCTGCGTTCTGTGAAGATGTG CATTTGTGGCTAACTCTGCATCAAGACAACGTTGCAGTGGTCCACTGTAAAGCTGGGAAAGGCAGAACGGGGTGTCTCATTTCAGCATATCTTCTTCATGTTGGAGC GTTTTCCACTGCTGAGGATGCCTTAGCATACTTCGGAGAGACACGTACCTACAACAAAAAA GGTGTCACCATACCAAGTCAGAAGCGGTATGTGAAGTATTACGAGGATTGTTTGAGATTGGGCATCCCCACAACTCAGCAAGTTCCACGGCAACTGGAAAAAATAAGGATGTTTACTGTGCCAAATGTTGACTCTCTTGGAGGATGCA ATCCTTACTATATCATCTATGAGAACAATGAACTGAAATACACTTCAAAA AAGCCAGACCAAGGTGTAGATAAAGAGAAGGGCAACAGG ATTGTCATCCACAACTGTGACGTCCAACTAACTGGTGATGTTCAACTTCAGCTGTGGGATTATGATCGCTTTCAAAAT GGTAAGCATCTGTGCTCAATCTTTTTCAACAGTATGTTTATTGATGAGAACAATAAGCTCTTCCTCAAACGACCAGAG ATTGACAGAGCGTGcaagaagaaaagaaaggaGTTTTCGGATGATTTCTGTCTTGAGCTAGTATTTCATGAAATAACGCAAGCTAAGAGCCAGTAA
- the LOC134195783 gene encoding tubulin-specific chaperone A-like, protein MATSDPKRQLKIKTGVVKRLAKEKKSYEKEALQQEEKVATMKSDGRDEYEVRKAMEVLEESQMMVPDCQKRLAIAIGDLRTIIESNHELANTEEYKAAVEQLEAAEQ, encoded by the exons ATGGCGACGTCAGACCCGAAGCGCCAGTTGAAAATCAAAACAGGCGTTGTGAAACGTCTTGCTAAGGAAAAGAAGTCGTATGAGAAAGAAGCTTTGCAGCAAGAGGAGAAG GTAGCCACAATGAAATCGGATGGCCGAGATGAGTACGAAGTCAGGAAAGCCATGGAGGTGCTTGAAGAATCACAAATGATGGTACCAGATTGCCAGAAGAGGCTTGCCATTGCTATTGGTGACTTACGAACAATCATCGAGTCCAATCACGAGTTAGCAAATACAGAAGAATACAAAGCTGCAGTGGAACAGTTGGAGGCAGCAGAACAATAA
- the LOC134195775 gene encoding growth arrest-specific protein 2-like, translated as MDDDMNNYLDQYKRRKSAVDRRARESAELFPIKEDLAAWLAKLTGLDVTAHNFMDVLDNGVILCKLVKRVQETCQQRIDEGVLEPEVLLGSYSCRLPLTVVKCHSTADKRSFYARDNVSKFIAFARALGVQEAILFESNGLVNQEQPKEVVLTLLDFARRAARYGIEPPDLVTLENEIDKEEAATAEEHLIVQQEEPVIPDGPPEDEVDRLVRDIIKRVGYQYPIRRLAEGRYCVEPGRTKIFVRVLRAHIMVRVGGGWTTLEYFLVKHTPSQVKLTNYGSANHVQKTLGIDLDEPDKSGPQSQEISSESITRQQPNRLSKRKASTATSTTKSSNPPTPAPQKVSQQKSSGKLFGTKHMTPRVADIHVSQRKKSVTAQGDTKMPKSRQPLCLDSEIENSPYLRTSHRKASGSTHYPAVPKTQVKRTSRISSE; from the exons ATGGACGACGATATGAACAACTATCTGGATCAATACAAGCGACGAAAGAGTGCCGTGGACAGACGAGCTCGAGAATCGGCAGAACTGTTTCCAATCAAGGAAGACTTGGCTGCTTGGCTCGCCAAGCTGACCGGCCTCGACGTGACAGCTCACAACTTCATGGACGTCTTAGACAATGGAGTCATTCTCTGCAAACTCGTGAAACGAGTGCAAGAGACTTGCCAACAACGAATAGACGAAGGTGTACTAGAACCGGAAGTCCTACTAGGAAGCTACAGCTGCAGACTGCCACTGACCGTTGTGAAATGTCACTCCACTGCCGACAAGAGATCGTTCTACGCTCGTGACAACGTTTCAAAATTCATCGCTTTTGCCAGAGCTCTAGGTGTACAAGAGGCAATACTCTTTGAATCAAATGGACTTGTTAATCAGGAACAACCCAAGGAAGTCGTATTGACTTTGCTTGATTTTGCTCGGCGAGCGGCTCGATATGGGATAGAGCCACCGGATTTGGTTACTCTTGAAAACGAGATTGACAAAGAGGAAGCTGCTACAGCCGAGGAACACCTCATTGTACAGCAAGAAGAACCAGTCATTCCTGATGGGCCACCTGAAGACGAAGTTGATCGTCTTGTACGAGACATTATCAAAAGAGTCGGGTATCAATACCCTATCAGACGACTTGCCGAAGGTCGATATTGTGTAGAACCAGGAAGAACAAAAATATTTGTGAGA GTGCTGAGGGCTCATATCATGGTGAGAGTGGGAGGTGGATGGACTACACTGGAGTACTTTCTTGTCAAGCACACACCGTCTCAAGTTAAAT TGACTAATTATGGATCTGCTAACCACGTCCAGAAAACCTTGGGTATAGATTTAGATGAGCCGGACAAAAGTGGACCACAAAGCCAAGAGATCAGTTCAGAATCCATTACAAGACAACAGCCCAACAGACTCTCCAAACGAAAAGCATCAACAGCCACAAGCACCACCAAGTCCTCCAATCCACCCACACCAGCACCACAAAAAGTGTCACAACAGAAGTCGTCTGGAAAACTATTCGGTACAAAGCACATGACACCCAGAGTtgcagacatacatgtatctCAAAGAAAGAAATCGGTCACTGCTCAAGGAGATACAAAAATGCCAAAGTCAAGACAGCCACTTTGTCTTGACAGTGAAATCGAAAACTCTCCCTACCTGCGAACGTCACACAGAAAAGCATCCGGTTCTACACATTATCCAGCAGTCCCGAAGACACAAGTCAAACGGACCTCCAGAATTTCGTCAGAATAA
- the LOC134176611 gene encoding uncharacterized protein LOC134176611 — translation MGLSYGVVVAIVGLYQSCFVSSLSVSVTSSVNVVLYGLEGNGGLDECQLAVDTEHLERMLQTVLPSRRPYFIDTGTPSAVEYQISYKVIAAKKPDVDIITSALSSALVPVSVQPLGFITHVIDVSTITHIFSRQAVQYADGVRDRLTVLVINPDKRLMRGLPTDRVNQPFSNIANVCNAGFNYTYRSGNDFGLSCSWVGSGSYVVIDLRAGPCNYGPITGKGVVSAGTLPSLTGLLSKPRFAEMCKTDRGCTEKLQLQIIKPLMLGLLCSSITSAIEHVLIPDILFEEPTFAKRVLVPILILRERQSSRYSSLDKFGIDLSIIKREMRKLLPGGQEMVTTFGIHNLHDHPLISVALRKALKDIVASSVCFQKNCSWGRRYLSSHDLLTELQHSHDVLAEGLMTERRDFLMPQYPEDITQTFDSFLGESVASSVRDKLEMHWKKMATQGARIVPVYVFDMSSLGSGILFDQQSSVSWSSTSVLVLHSPDRESSTNLPYFTTCGVMADSNGVTQHIVAGLAGALGSIVPPHLRFSHIHNETEVDYLWATGVHPFSPFTGSHELSRHFSLIALRNAIVSQIQSVFITLMDIEKAIYDFSQEHLHPIHDDEGDHHLDTSNEIQIRVATLTDKMLQLRKKVQSFLDAVKLSRLSKALDDIPLLVRESSHLQVQCHHELSEARTRMACCHKVYYASRVSWTEMMGIPLALAAVVLLMIWFVSACIS, via the exons ATGGGACTCAGTTATGGTGTCGTAGTTGCTATTGTAGGACTGTACCAGTCATGTTTCGTCAGCtctctgtcagtgtctgtaaCTTCTAGCGTCAATGTAGTTCTGTATGGACTGGAAGGGAATGGAGGCCTCGATGAATGTCAACTTGCTGTTGATACAGAACATCTTGAACGCATGCTGCAGACTGTACTGCCATCTAGAAGGCCCTATTTTATAGACACTG GAACTCCTTCAGCAGTTGAATATCAAATTAG CTATAAAGTCATAGCAGCTAAGAAACCAGATGTTGATATTATCACATCTGCATTGTCTAGTGCTTTAGTACCA GTTTCTGTGCAACCGTTGGGCTTTATCACTCATGTGATCGATGTATCCACAATAACTCACATTTTCAGTCGTCAGGCTGTACAGTATGCAGACGGCGTCAGAGACAGA TTGACTGTATTAGTCATTAATCCAGACAAACGCTTGATGCGAGGCTTGCCAACCG ATCGAGTAAACCAGCCGTTTAGCAATATAGCAAATGTGTGTAATGCCGGATTCAATTACACCTACCGATCTGGAAATG ATTTTGGTTTGTCGTGTAGTTGGGTAGGTTCTGGCAGCTATGTTGTTATAGATCTGAGGGCTGGACCGTGCAACTATGGACCAATCACCGGGAAAGGCGTGGTCTCTGCAGGCACACTTCCAAGTCTGACAGG GTTGTTGAGCAAGCCTCGGTTTGCTGAAATGTGCAAAACAGATCGCGGTTGTACCGAAAAGTTGCAACTGCAGATTATCAAGCCACTCATGTTG GGCTTATTGTGCAGTAGTATTACTTCAGCCATCGAACATGTTCTCATCCCCGACATCTTGTTTGAAGAGCCTACATTCGCAAAACGA gtACTAGTTCCTATCTTGATCTTACGAGAAAGGCAAAGTAGTAGATATTCAAg TTTAGATAAATTTGGGATTGACTTGTCCATCATAAAGAGGGAAATG AGGAAGCTGCTGCCGGGAGGACAAGAAATGGTCACAACGTTTGGCATACACAACCTTCACGATCATCCTCTCATATCTGTAGCATTACGGAAGGCACTGAAAGACATTGTGGCATCAAGTGTATGCTTTCAAAA AAACTGTTCGTGGGGCCGGAGATATTTGTCTAGTCATGATTTACTCACAGAACTACAGCATTCACAT GATGTGTTAGCTGAAGGATTGATGACCGAACGGAGAGACTTTCTTATGCCACAATATCCAGAG GacataacacaaacatttgATTCTTTCCTCGGTGAGTCTGTGGCATCATCAGTTCGTGATAAGTTGGAAATGCATTGGAAGAAGATGGCAACACAG GGTGCAAGGATTGTTCCAGTTTATGTGTTTGATATGTCATCGTTAGGAAGCGGCATACTCTTTGATCAGCAAAGTAGTGTTAGCTG GAGCTCCACCTCTGTTCTCGTCTTGCATTCTCCGGATCGAGAGTCGAGTACGAATTTGCCATATTTCACCACTTGTGGTGTCATGGCCGACAGTAATGGAG TCACACAACACATTGTAGCCGGTTTGGCAGGCGCATTGGGTTCTATTGTTCCTCCTCACCTACGCTTTTCTCACATTCACAATGAGACAGAGGTCGACTATCTGTGGGCTACAGG GGTTCATCCATTTTCACCGTTCACTGGGAGTCATGAATTGTCTCGTCACTTTAGTTTGATCGCACTGCGGAATGCCATTGTAAGTCAGATACAGAGTGTCTTTATCACTCTGATGGATATAGAAAAGGCTATTTACGATTTCTCACAA GAGCATTTGCATCCAATCCACGACGACGAAGGAGATCACCACTTAGACACAAG CAACGAAATACAAATTAGAGTCGCAACACTAACTGACAAGATGTTACAACTACGAAAGAAAGTTCAGTCTTTTCTAGATGCTGTCAAACTCAGCAG ATTGTCGAAAGCATTAGATGACATTCCTTTGCTGGTGAGGGAATCGAGTCATCTGCAAGTGCAATGTCATCATG AGTTGAGTGAGGCAAGAACACGGATGGCTTGCTGTCATAAGGTATATTATGCGTCACGTGTAAGTTGGACAGAAATGATGGGCATACCACTTGCATTGGCTGCCGTTGTTCTGCTTATGATTTGGTTTGTTTCGGCATGCATTAGTTGA